The following are encoded in a window of Nibricoccus aquaticus genomic DNA:
- a CDS encoding tetratricopeptide repeat protein: protein MLPRGCPLGAPVASIMTIAPAPITTALPLPASLVDEAKRVFALYTENPGDAVVWQQVQAFRRTAAAAISNLPVAVKTGDQVEAADQLLNLFYQAGVAEQVPEAEDLELARNYAGKNWPGLLAAMLLVPSWEWPQAPRYDDVPSWMWPAFTVYVFHTPQAFSAVGQAEKYAAHHLKRLEELARWGAANRGSAAVKASLDVYTRRNNCIPLYFSTGSLKRHYELRAKIFALAFNVPRQDDLYPVPREGRKLRVGILSRHFGQQTETYCTLPMFEQMDPERFEIVLFANHLTESVVENHCRQRAAEFHVLPAELEGQLTVIRGAALDVLVLGTNVTAVPNEVMRLALFRLAPLQVVNNSSCTTSGMPESDLYISGALTEAAGAEANFTERLGLIPGPTHAFQYEADRVEPTTAFTRESLGLPADAVVFVSAANYFKITPEMQHAWAKLLAATPGSRLLVHPFNPNWSSSYPIKRFCAEFDRVLAGHGVSTDRLLISTEKFASRNDVKELLRVGDIYLDSFPFGGVNSLVDPLELGIPTIAWEGTTFRARMGGSLLRTIGLDELVADDESSYLRLGAELAVQRERRSALSERIRAAMERSPLFLDTLAYGDAIGGLLETAFDELLAVGRPAFRKEKAPLKAVVSDVKAELAEGENLLSLGMCGQAMAHAQRVLAVDSAQPEARHLLGRALLGLGRPARAVSYLLEAIQRTENNTALWCDLAHALRQNGQIKEALEAVQACLGMDGRHLEAILLLGDLAESVGQLGEIGEAVQIAREVAPNDPRVQALVAKTLVA from the coding sequence GTGTTGCCGCGCGGCTGTCCGCTCGGCGCGCCTGTGGCCAGTATCATGACCATCGCACCCGCCCCAATCACCACTGCTCTCCCCTTGCCTGCGTCGTTAGTCGACGAGGCGAAACGCGTCTTTGCTCTTTATACCGAAAACCCGGGCGACGCCGTCGTGTGGCAGCAAGTGCAGGCTTTCCGGCGCACGGCTGCGGCGGCCATCTCGAATCTGCCGGTCGCGGTGAAGACGGGTGATCAAGTCGAGGCGGCCGATCAGTTGCTCAATCTCTTTTATCAGGCGGGCGTGGCGGAGCAGGTTCCGGAGGCTGAAGACCTCGAACTCGCCCGCAACTATGCCGGCAAAAACTGGCCCGGCCTCCTGGCGGCGATGTTGCTCGTGCCGTCATGGGAATGGCCGCAGGCACCGCGCTACGACGATGTGCCGTCATGGATGTGGCCCGCGTTTACCGTTTATGTTTTTCATACGCCGCAGGCGTTCAGCGCCGTGGGGCAGGCGGAGAAATATGCGGCGCATCATTTGAAGCGGCTCGAAGAACTGGCGCGCTGGGGCGCGGCCAATCGCGGATCGGCGGCGGTCAAGGCGTCGCTCGACGTTTACACGCGCCGCAACAACTGCATCCCGCTCTATTTCTCGACGGGGTCGTTGAAACGCCACTACGAGCTGCGCGCGAAGATCTTCGCACTCGCGTTCAACGTGCCGCGACAGGACGACCTTTATCCGGTGCCGCGCGAGGGACGGAAACTGCGCGTGGGCATTCTCAGCCGGCATTTCGGCCAGCAGACGGAGACGTACTGCACGCTGCCGATGTTCGAGCAGATGGACCCTGAGCGCTTCGAAATCGTTTTATTCGCGAATCATCTCACGGAGAGCGTGGTGGAGAATCACTGCCGCCAGCGCGCGGCGGAGTTCCATGTGCTGCCTGCGGAGCTGGAGGGACAGCTGACGGTCATCCGGGGCGCAGCGCTCGATGTGCTCGTGCTCGGCACGAACGTCACCGCAGTGCCGAACGAAGTCATGCGCCTGGCCTTGTTCCGTCTGGCTCCGCTCCAAGTGGTGAACAACTCCTCGTGTACCACCAGCGGGATGCCAGAGAGCGATCTGTATATCTCGGGCGCGCTCACGGAGGCGGCCGGAGCGGAAGCTAATTTCACGGAAAGGCTCGGGCTCATCCCGGGACCGACGCACGCCTTTCAGTACGAGGCCGATCGTGTGGAACCGACGACGGCGTTCACGCGCGAGTCGCTCGGCCTGCCGGCAGACGCAGTCGTGTTCGTGTCGGCGGCAAACTATTTCAAGATCACGCCGGAGATGCAGCATGCCTGGGCAAAGCTGCTCGCGGCGACTCCCGGCTCCCGGTTGCTGGTGCATCCGTTTAATCCGAACTGGTCCTCAAGCTATCCCATCAAACGCTTCTGCGCCGAGTTCGACCGCGTGCTGGCCGGGCACGGTGTTTCGACGGATCGCTTGTTGATTTCTACCGAGAAGTTCGCGTCGCGAAACGACGTGAAAGAGCTCCTGCGCGTGGGCGACATTTACCTGGATTCGTTTCCCTTCGGCGGCGTGAACTCGCTAGTCGATCCGCTCGAGCTGGGCATTCCGACGATTGCCTGGGAGGGCACGACTTTCCGCGCGCGCATGGGCGGCTCTTTGCTCCGCACTATCGGCCTCGATGAATTGGTCGCAGACGATGAGTCATCGTATTTGCGTCTCGGTGCAGAACTGGCGGTCCAGCGGGAGCGTCGCTCGGCGCTCTCAGAGCGCATCCGTGCAGCGATGGAGCGCTCGCCCCTGTTTCTTGATACGCTCGCTTATGGAGATGCGATTGGCGGATTGCTGGAGACTGCCTTCGACGAATTGCTTGCCGTGGGGCGTCCCGCTTTTCGAAAAGAGAAAGCACCGCTGAAGGCGGTTGTGAGCGATGTGAAGGCGGAGTTAGCGGAAGGTGAAAACCTGTTGTCGCTCGGCATGTGCGGGCAGGCGATGGCGCACGCGCAACGCGTGCTTGCGGTCGATTCGGCTCAGCCCGAAGCGCGGCATTTGCTGGGGCGCGCGCTGCTGGGCCTCGGCCGGCCTGCGCGGGCGGTTTCTTATTTGTTGGAAGCGATTCAGCGGACCGAAAACAACACCGCTCTCTGGTGCGATCTGGCGCACGCGCTGCGTCAGAATGGGCAGATCAAGGAAGCACTGGAGGCTGTGCAGGCGTGTCTGGGCATGGATGGCCGGCACCTCGAAGCGATTCTCCTCTTGGGCGATCTCGCCGAGTCGGTGGGACAGCTAGGTGAAATCGGCGAAGCGGTGCAGATCGCGCGCGAAGTCGCGCCCAACGATCCGCGCGTGCAGGCGCTGGTCGCGAAGACTCTGGTGGCCTGA
- a CDS encoding NAD-dependent epimerase/dehydratase family protein has translation MRIFITGGNGFLGRHLSEALRAAGHAVTAPSSSECDLTREGCFAPWRGVAFDRIWHLAAWTQAGDFCLKHPGEQWIKNQQMNTQVLAWWSMEQPQAKLISIGTSCAYAPELPLREEHYLDGQPIQSLFTYAMTKRMMRVGLSSLEKQFGVRHLTLVPSTLYGPGYHTDGRQLHFIFDLIRKILRGKTYGEPVVLWGDGYQRRELIHVDDFVRTAVWLADRVDNDLVNIGCGYEHTIREFAGLICAHVGFAPENVAYDTSKYVGAKSKCLEITKLKTLCPDFSPTPLERGLPAVIDWMREHHLGKA, from the coding sequence ATGCGTATTTTTATCACGGGAGGAAACGGGTTTCTCGGCCGGCACCTCAGTGAGGCGCTGCGGGCGGCCGGTCATGCGGTGACGGCGCCATCTTCCAGCGAGTGCGACCTGACGCGCGAAGGCTGTTTCGCGCCTTGGCGCGGAGTGGCGTTTGACCGCATCTGGCATCTCGCCGCGTGGACGCAGGCGGGGGATTTTTGCCTCAAGCATCCCGGCGAGCAGTGGATCAAGAACCAGCAAATGAATACGCAGGTGCTGGCGTGGTGGTCGATGGAGCAGCCGCAGGCCAAGTTGATCAGCATCGGCACCAGCTGCGCCTATGCGCCTGAGCTGCCTCTGCGAGAAGAGCACTATCTCGACGGACAGCCGATCCAGAGTCTGTTCACCTACGCGATGACGAAGCGCATGATGCGGGTGGGGCTGAGTTCGCTGGAGAAGCAATTCGGGGTGCGGCATCTCACACTGGTGCCTTCGACGCTTTATGGTCCGGGCTATCACACGGACGGACGGCAGCTGCATTTTATCTTCGATCTGATCCGGAAGATTCTTCGCGGAAAAACCTATGGCGAACCTGTCGTGCTATGGGGCGATGGTTACCAGCGGCGTGAACTGATCCATGTGGATGACTTCGTCCGCACAGCCGTCTGGCTGGCTGATCGTGTAGATAACGACCTGGTCAACATCGGCTGCGGCTACGAGCACACCATCCGCGAGTTCGCGGGGCTGATCTGCGCGCATGTGGGTTTTGCTCCGGAGAACGTCGCCTACGACACCAGCAAGTACGTGGGCGCGAAATCGAAGTGCCTGGAGATCACGAAACTGAAAACGCTTTGTCCGGATTTCTCGCCCACACCTCTGGAGCGAGGATTGCCTGCGGTCATTGATTGGATGCGTGAGCATCATCTCGGCAAAGCGTGA
- a CDS encoding glycoside hydrolase family 28 protein — translation MRTPSPARNRLISLCCATLVAFSAVAVTSAQNSAPAVSPAASAADSSLTAAYWAEADVILARIQAPAFPARDFVITAAEFGAVADGKTLATAAIRKAIEAAHAAGGGRVVIPAGVFATGAIHLKSNVNLHVSEGATLAFSTDPKDYLPAVFTRWEGMECMGYSPLIYAFEQENIAVTGKGILDGRATTQNWWPWKGNAEGGWKKGMPHQAEARKKLEEMCDAGVPVEKRLFAEGSYLRPMFIQPYRSKNVLIEGVTILNSPMWEIHPVLCTNVTVRGVKIKTHGPNNDGCNPESSKDVLIEDTIFDTGDDCIAIKSGRNTDGRRLNIPSENIIIRNCKMVEGHGGVVIGSEISGGARNVFVENCEMSSPELDRALRFKTNSHRGGTIENVYVRNVKVGQVKQAVILADFFYEEGDTGKFDPILRNVVVENLTAGKAPHALFLRGYARTPIGSIKLINCRFEGVTKPSVISHVASIEMINCFENTGAKTDEWGNPLK, via the coding sequence ATGCGAACACCCTCCCCTGCCCGCAACCGATTGATCTCTCTTTGCTGCGCGACACTCGTGGCGTTTTCCGCCGTTGCGGTCACCAGCGCGCAAAACTCTGCGCCCGCAGTCTCTCCCGCCGCTAGCGCAGCCGACTCCAGCCTCACCGCCGCTTACTGGGCCGAGGCCGATGTGATCCTCGCGCGCATCCAAGCGCCGGCGTTTCCCGCCCGCGATTTTGTTATCACAGCGGCTGAGTTTGGTGCCGTGGCCGACGGCAAAACGCTCGCGACCGCCGCCATTCGCAAAGCCATCGAGGCCGCGCACGCCGCCGGCGGTGGACGCGTGGTGATCCCGGCGGGCGTGTTCGCCACCGGCGCGATTCACCTTAAGAGCAACGTCAACCTGCACGTCTCCGAGGGTGCCACGCTCGCCTTCTCGACCGACCCGAAGGACTACCTCCCCGCCGTTTTCACGCGCTGGGAAGGCATGGAGTGCATGGGGTATTCGCCGCTCATCTACGCTTTCGAGCAGGAGAACATCGCCGTCACCGGCAAAGGCATACTCGACGGCCGCGCTACGACTCAGAATTGGTGGCCTTGGAAGGGTAACGCCGAAGGTGGCTGGAAAAAGGGTATGCCTCACCAGGCGGAAGCCCGCAAAAAACTCGAAGAGATGTGCGACGCCGGCGTGCCGGTTGAGAAACGCCTCTTCGCCGAGGGCTCCTACCTGCGCCCGATGTTCATCCAGCCGTACCGCTCGAAAAACGTGCTCATCGAAGGCGTCACCATCCTCAACTCGCCCATGTGGGAAATCCATCCCGTGCTCTGCACCAACGTCACCGTGCGCGGCGTGAAGATCAAAACCCACGGCCCCAACAACGACGGCTGCAATCCTGAGTCGTCCAAAGACGTGCTCATCGAGGACACGATTTTCGACACGGGCGACGACTGCATCGCCATCAAGTCCGGTCGCAACACCGACGGACGCCGCCTCAACATTCCCTCGGAAAACATCATCATTCGTAACTGCAAGATGGTCGAAGGCCACGGCGGCGTCGTCATCGGCAGCGAGATCTCCGGCGGCGCCCGCAACGTCTTCGTCGAAAACTGCGAAATGAGCAGCCCCGAGCTCGACCGCGCGCTCCGCTTCAAGACCAACTCCCACCGCGGCGGCACCATCGAAAACGTGTACGTGCGCAACGTGAAGGTCGGCCAAGTGAAGCAGGCCGTGATCCTTGCCGACTTTTTCTACGAGGAAGGCGACACCGGCAAATTTGACCCGATTCTCCGCAACGTCGTCGTCGAAAATCTCACCGCAGGCAAAGCCCCGCACGCGCTCTTCCTGCGCGGCTACGCCCGCACACCGATCGGCAGCATCAAGCTCATCAACTGTCGCTTTGAGGGCGTGACCAAGCCCTCGGTCATCAGCCACGTGGCCTCGATCGAGATGATCAACTGCTTCGAGAACACCGGCGCGAAGACCGACGAGTGGGGCAACCCGCTGAAGTGA
- a CDS encoding class I SAM-dependent methyltransferase has translation MICRVCDSTQLVSAVDLGIQPWANHFLTPDQVGKEPTYPLHVVYCEHCATVQLDYTVPKETMFADHTYLSGMTKTLSDHFEGVARNVDQRFFSGHAQKSMLDIGSNDGTQLKHYKALGYDILGVEAAKLPAEIANTAGLTTLRAFFNEETAKGIGKKFQVINASGVFFHLEELHSVTRGIRECLASDGVFVIQFLYMKRIVENDAFDQIYHEHLLYYNVRTLQKLLQRHGLALFDAEFSPIHGGSIIAYATHAAKAKPSARLQELESAEDRDGANTLGWYHAFGKRIAQRKEENLAFLRACKAAGKRVFGLGAPVKGNTLLNYYGIKTDLIECLTEKNTHRRGLIAPGSHIPLRIEEELTEQPDVYYVLAWNFKKEILARNQALIARGVEFYFPVNPKETL, from the coding sequence ATGATCTGCCGCGTTTGCGATTCCACCCAACTTGTCTCGGCCGTCGATCTCGGCATCCAGCCGTGGGCCAATCATTTTCTGACGCCCGACCAAGTCGGCAAAGAACCGACCTACCCGTTGCACGTCGTCTATTGCGAACACTGCGCGACGGTGCAGCTCGATTACACGGTGCCCAAGGAAACGATGTTCGCCGATCACACCTATCTGTCGGGCATGACCAAGACGTTGAGCGACCATTTCGAAGGAGTAGCCCGCAACGTCGATCAACGTTTCTTCTCGGGGCACGCGCAAAAATCGATGCTCGATATCGGCTCCAACGACGGCACGCAGCTGAAGCATTACAAGGCGCTCGGTTACGACATCCTCGGCGTCGAGGCGGCCAAGTTGCCTGCTGAAATCGCCAACACGGCGGGCCTCACCACGCTGCGCGCTTTCTTCAACGAAGAGACGGCGAAGGGCATCGGGAAAAAATTCCAGGTGATCAACGCGTCGGGCGTGTTTTTCCACCTGGAGGAGCTTCACTCGGTGACGCGCGGCATCCGCGAGTGTCTCGCGAGCGACGGCGTTTTCGTGATCCAGTTCCTCTACATGAAGCGCATCGTGGAAAACGACGCCTTCGACCAGATTTATCACGAGCATCTGCTCTACTATAACGTCCGCACGCTGCAAAAATTGCTGCAACGCCACGGACTCGCGCTCTTCGACGCGGAGTTTTCGCCGATCCACGGCGGCTCGATCATCGCGTACGCGACGCATGCCGCGAAAGCGAAGCCGAGCGCGCGTCTCCAAGAGTTGGAGTCGGCCGAAGACCGCGACGGTGCGAACACGCTGGGCTGGTACCACGCCTTCGGTAAACGCATCGCGCAGCGCAAAGAGGAGAACCTCGCGTTCCTGCGTGCGTGCAAAGCGGCGGGCAAACGCGTGTTCGGGCTGGGCGCTCCGGTGAAAGGAAACACCTTGCTCAACTACTACGGCATCAAAACGGACCTCATCGAATGCCTCACGGAGAAGAACACGCATCGGCGCGGGTTAATCGCTCCGGGCAGTCACATCCCGCTCCGAATCGAGGAGGAGCTGACGGAGCAGCCGGACGTTTACTACGTGCTCGCATGGAATTTTAAGAAGGAAATTCTCGCCCGGAATCAGGCGCTGATCGCACGCGGCGTGGAGTTTTATTTCCCCGTGAATCCGAAGGAGACGCTGTGA
- a CDS encoding NAD-dependent epimerase/dehydratase family protein, whose protein sequence is MKILITGGAGYIGSVLVPHLLNAGHEVTVVDNFLFGQATLTDCCKHDLFHVVRGDCRDEVLMKKLIAKADAIIPLAAIVGAPMCKLDPLAARTINQEAVELICRLASPAQWVLMPVTNSGYGIGEKDKACDENSPLKPLSVYGVTKVEAEKAVLARENGLTFRLATVFGMSPRMRVDLLVNDFVYRAVNDRAVVIFEGHFKRNYIHIQDVARVFAFGLDNFAKMKGRAYNVGLDDANLSKLELAAAIKKHLPEFTFLEAPIGEDPDKRDYIVSNQRLLSTGFAPEWSLDRGIRELMKGYSILKNSKYSNV, encoded by the coding sequence ATGAAAATCCTCATCACTGGCGGGGCCGGTTATATCGGTTCCGTGCTCGTTCCCCATCTCTTGAACGCCGGCCATGAAGTCACGGTCGTCGATAATTTTCTGTTCGGGCAGGCGACGCTGACCGACTGCTGCAAACACGATCTCTTCCATGTCGTCCGCGGCGATTGCCGGGATGAGGTCTTGATGAAGAAGCTGATCGCGAAGGCCGATGCGATCATTCCGCTCGCGGCGATTGTGGGCGCTCCGATGTGCAAACTCGATCCGCTCGCAGCCCGCACGATCAACCAGGAGGCGGTCGAGCTCATCTGCCGTCTGGCATCGCCCGCGCAATGGGTGCTGATGCCGGTCACCAACAGCGGCTATGGCATCGGCGAGAAGGATAAGGCGTGCGACGAGAACAGCCCGCTGAAGCCGCTCTCTGTCTACGGCGTGACCAAGGTCGAGGCCGAGAAAGCGGTGCTCGCGCGCGAGAACGGCCTCACTTTCCGCCTCGCCACGGTGTTCGGCATGTCGCCGCGTATGCGCGTGGATCTGCTCGTGAATGATTTTGTGTATCGCGCCGTGAACGATCGCGCGGTCGTGATTTTTGAAGGTCACTTCAAACGAAACTATATCCACATCCAGGACGTGGCCCGCGTGTTCGCGTTCGGCCTCGATAACTTCGCGAAGATGAAAGGCCGCGCGTACAACGTCGGTCTCGACGATGCCAATCTCTCCAAGCTCGAGCTGGCGGCGGCTATCAAGAAGCACCTGCCGGAGTTCACTTTCCTTGAAGCGCCCATCGGCGAAGATCCCGACAAGCGCGACTACATCGTCTCCAATCAGCGCCTGCTCTCCACTGGCTTTGCGCCCGAGTGGTCGTTGGATCGCGGCATCCGCGAGCTGATGAAGGGCTACTCGATTTTGAAGAACAGCAAGTACAGCAACGTCTGA
- a CDS encoding GHMP kinase, with amino-acid sequence MIIARAPVRVSFLGGGSDFPDHFRQHGGAVLATAVNRFAYVTVQPFLQEYFDHKIRLAYRRNESVNTPDEIEHPAIRAAYKKLGIEGGVEMHIMADMPARTGLGSSSSFVVAMLQALHAFHGRFRTARDLANEAIDIERNILGEAGGWQDQVIAASGGFSLVRFNRAGSYDVTQIPLPLERVQQLEDHMLLVYTQIQRDSFSVLGKKNGNQALKEKCLCRMSELAELGVEYLSSDKPIARFGELLHEGWELKKQAGSVSLPQIDEWYEAGLRAGATGGKVLGAGQGGFLLFIAEPRFHEAIRQACGNQPVVRVRVNAPGSQVIFSQR; translated from the coding sequence ATGATCATCGCACGAGCCCCTGTCCGCGTGAGCTTTCTTGGAGGTGGCAGCGACTTCCCCGACCATTTTCGCCAGCACGGCGGCGCCGTCCTCGCCACAGCCGTCAACCGCTTCGCCTACGTCACCGTCCAGCCCTTCTTGCAGGAATATTTCGATCACAAGATCCGTCTCGCCTACCGCCGCAACGAATCGGTGAATACGCCCGACGAGATAGAGCATCCCGCCATCCGCGCCGCCTACAAAAAGCTCGGCATCGAGGGCGGCGTTGAGATGCACATCATGGCCGACATGCCCGCGCGCACCGGCCTCGGATCATCTTCGAGCTTCGTCGTCGCCATGCTCCAGGCGCTCCACGCCTTCCACGGTCGCTTCCGCACCGCTCGCGATCTCGCGAATGAAGCCATCGACATCGAGCGCAACATCCTCGGCGAAGCCGGTGGCTGGCAGGATCAGGTCATCGCCGCTTCGGGCGGTTTCAGCCTCGTGCGCTTCAACCGCGCCGGCTCCTACGACGTCACCCAGATTCCCCTTCCGCTCGAGCGCGTGCAGCAACTCGAGGATCACATGCTGCTCGTGTACACCCAGATTCAGCGCGACAGCTTTTCGGTGCTGGGCAAAAAAAACGGCAACCAGGCGCTCAAAGAAAAATGCCTCTGCCGCATGTCCGAACTCGCCGAGCTCGGCGTCGAATACCTCTCCTCTGACAAGCCCATCGCCCGCTTCGGCGAGCTCCTTCACGAAGGCTGGGAACTCAAAAAGCAGGCGGGCTCCGTCTCGCTCCCGCAAATCGACGAATGGTACGAGGCCGGTCTCCGCGCAGGTGCCACCGGCGGGAAAGTTCTCGGCGCGGGCCAGGGAGGTTTCCTCCTTTTCATCGCCGAGCCTCGCTTCCACGAAGCCATCCGCCAGGCCTGCGGCAACCAGCCGGTCGTCCGCGTGCGCGTCAACGCGCCCGGCTCGCAAGTGATCTTCTCTCAGCGTTAA
- the lhgO gene encoding L-2-hydroxyglutarate oxidase produces the protein MNYILVGGGLVGMGTALALKRLQPDARIQILEKEPRVGQHQSTHNSGVLHAGLYYKPGSLKARLAVDGIRRMVAFCEEHGVKHEICGKLVVATTPEEVARLHTLIERGTQNGLRGLRWLEREAFREIEPHAAGLAAVQVPEEGIVDYHGVCAAMEKTLRAQGVLIATGARVKKSVRGGTSGAGQSWRVETTAGDFTGDFLINCAGLHCDRVAESAGEKREARIVPFRGEYYKLKPSAQSLVRHLIYPVPDPAFPFLGVHFTRMIEGGVEAGPNAVLAYAREGYTKWQIRPGDLFDALSYGGLWAFMKKHRAMAWEEVRRSFSKKLFCQSLQTLVPELTEADLEPGGAGVRAQAMLPDGTLIQDFHLVERAGALHVLNAPSPAATASLAIGEYVAARVVGGAASV, from the coding sequence ATGAACTATATCCTCGTCGGTGGCGGTCTGGTCGGGATGGGCACGGCGCTCGCGCTGAAGCGGCTCCAGCCCGATGCGCGCATCCAGATTTTGGAGAAGGAGCCGCGCGTCGGCCAGCACCAGAGCACGCACAACAGCGGCGTGCTTCACGCGGGGCTCTACTACAAGCCGGGCTCGCTCAAGGCGCGGCTCGCGGTGGATGGCATCCGGCGGATGGTGGCGTTTTGCGAGGAGCATGGCGTGAAGCACGAAATCTGCGGGAAGCTCGTCGTCGCCACGACGCCGGAGGAAGTCGCGCGGCTGCACACGCTCATCGAGCGCGGCACGCAAAACGGGTTGCGCGGACTGCGCTGGCTGGAGCGCGAAGCGTTTCGCGAGATCGAGCCGCACGCGGCCGGGCTCGCCGCCGTGCAGGTGCCGGAGGAAGGCATTGTCGATTATCACGGCGTGTGCGCGGCGATGGAGAAAACGTTGCGCGCGCAAGGCGTGCTGATCGCTACCGGCGCGCGCGTGAAAAAATCCGTGCGCGGCGGAACGAGCGGTGCTGGTCAGTCCTGGCGCGTGGAGACGACGGCGGGCGATTTCACCGGAGATTTTTTAATTAACTGCGCCGGCCTGCACTGCGACCGCGTGGCGGAGAGCGCGGGAGAAAAACGCGAGGCGCGCATCGTGCCGTTTCGCGGGGAATACTATAAGTTGAAGCCGTCGGCGCAGTCGCTCGTGCGTCATCTGATCTATCCGGTGCCCGATCCGGCGTTCCCGTTTCTGGGGGTGCATTTCACGCGGATGATCGAAGGCGGAGTCGAGGCCGGGCCGAACGCCGTGCTGGCCTATGCGCGCGAGGGCTACACGAAATGGCAGATCCGGCCGGGCGATCTTTTCGACGCGCTCAGCTACGGCGGGCTCTGGGCTTTCATGAAGAAGCACCGCGCGATGGCCTGGGAGGAAGTGCGCCGCTCGTTCAGCAAGAAACTGTTTTGCCAGTCGCTCCAGACGCTCGTGCCGGAGCTGACCGAGGCCGATCTGGAGCCGGGTGGGGCGGGTGTGCGCGCGCAGGCGATGCTGCCGGACGGCACGTTGATTCAGGATTTTCATTTGGTGGAGCGGGCGGGCGCGTTGCACGTGCTCAATGCGCCGAGCCCGGCCGCTACGGCGTCGCTCGCCATCGGCGAATACGTGGCGGCTCGGGTGGTTGGCGGGGCTGCGAGCGTCTAG
- a CDS encoding flagellar hook-basal body protein, whose protein sequence is MKLASALLGKSPYMNIGVYQSAASLTALERWQDVTAQNVTASQVTGYRKRTVEFSGVEMGAIQANPGKNKIGSSDSPQPLFPKATHGISFQHGENFPTQRPLDFAIEGEGFFELKRPDGSLTYTREGTFHISPERKLVSRDGFELLNADGNAVQLIPGAGDLTIVEDGLLVQGSTQIGRLGLKNFEKPEDFTPVAAGAFELVEGAKVKEVDNFLIIQGHLEGSNVTPMQEMIALVQIARAYEANQKSMTTQDQILGRAIESLG, encoded by the coding sequence ATGAAGCTGGCATCGGCATTGCTAGGGAAGAGTCCCTACATGAACATCGGCGTCTACCAAAGTGCAGCTTCCCTCACCGCCCTCGAGCGCTGGCAGGATGTTACCGCGCAAAACGTCACCGCCAGCCAGGTCACCGGCTACCGCAAACGCACGGTCGAGTTCTCGGGTGTCGAAATGGGTGCGATCCAGGCCAATCCCGGCAAAAACAAAATCGGCAGCAGCGACTCACCGCAGCCCCTTTTCCCCAAAGCCACCCACGGCATCAGCTTTCAGCACGGCGAAAATTTCCCTACGCAGCGGCCTCTCGACTTCGCCATCGAGGGCGAAGGCTTTTTCGAGCTAAAGCGCCCCGACGGCAGTCTCACCTACACCCGCGAAGGCACGTTTCATATCAGCCCCGAGCGCAAACTAGTCTCTCGCGATGGCTTCGAACTTCTCAATGCCGACGGCAATGCCGTTCAACTGATTCCCGGTGCCGGTGATCTCACCATCGTCGAGGACGGACTCCTCGTACAGGGCTCGACCCAGATAGGCCGGCTAGGGCTGAAAAATTTCGAAAAACCTGAAGACTTCACTCCCGTCGCCGCGGGCGCCTTCGAGCTCGTGGAAGGTGCCAAAGTGAAAGAGGTCGATAACTTCCTCATCATCCAGGGTCACCTCGAAGGCAGCAACGTCACCCCGATGCAGGAAATGATCGCCCTTGTGCAGATCGCTCGTGCTTACGAGGCCAACCAAAAAAGCATGACCACCCAGGACCAGATCCTTGGCCGCGCCATCGAATCTCTCGGCTGA
- a CDS encoding sugar phosphate nucleotidyltransferase translates to MIRVVILAGGFGTRIKHLLRDIPKPMAPVAGRPFIEWVVRFFARHGCSDFVLSTGHLSEVIEAHFARQPVPGVRVECCRETTPLGTAGGFLNCVRKDADAQTRWLVTNGDSLVVADPTPLITALSGSDTKAALMGLELADASRFGSLDLAADGRRLAGFREKRPGQGVINAGVYAFNHATVLAMPEKRPLSFEYNVFPGLAQEGCVAVHSVSAPFIDIGTPETLVDAERFILSQSHHFAPSSS, encoded by the coding sequence ATGATCCGCGTCGTCATTCTCGCCGGAGGATTCGGCACCCGCATCAAACACCTGTTGCGGGATATTCCGAAGCCGATGGCTCCGGTCGCCGGCCGGCCGTTTATCGAATGGGTCGTGCGATTCTTTGCGCGTCATGGTTGCAGCGATTTCGTGCTATCGACCGGACATCTCTCGGAAGTGATCGAGGCACATTTCGCGCGACAGCCCGTTCCTGGCGTTCGCGTGGAGTGCTGTCGTGAAACGACTCCGCTCGGCACCGCGGGCGGTTTTCTCAACTGCGTGCGCAAAGATGCCGACGCGCAGACTCGCTGGCTGGTCACGAACGGCGACTCGCTGGTCGTGGCCGATCCGACGCCGTTGATCACTGCGCTATCTGGCAGCGACACGAAGGCCGCGCTCATGGGGCTCGAACTCGCCGACGCATCGCGTTTCGGTTCACTCGATCTTGCGGCTGACGGTCGTCGTCTCGCGGGATTTCGCGAGAAGCGTCCCGGTCAAGGCGTGATCAACGCCGGCGTTTACGCCTTCAACCACGCGACGGTTTTAGCGATGCCAGAAAAGCGGCCGCTGAGTTTCGAGTACAATGTGTTTCCCGGACTGGCCCAGGAAGGGTGTGTCGCGGTGCATAGCGTTTCGGCTCCCTTTATCGACATCGGCACGCCCGAAACGCTCGTGGATGCCGAGCGATTCATCCTTTCCCAGTCTCATCATTTCGCCCCCTCCTCCTCATGA